Within Acidimicrobiales bacterium, the genomic segment CCACAAGGCTTTCGGCAAGGACCGGCGGATGCCGATCACCAACCGCTACGGCAGCGGGGGGTCAGGGGGCTCAGGGGACTCACTCCCGTCTTGACCGACCGGTCAACCGGGATGATGCTGTGCCATGGCCGATCCCAAGAAACCAAGGCAGGCCTTCGCTCCGTGGGACCGCCGTGAGCTCCCCGGTGCCTTCACCGTCGAGGAGACCGCCCGACGGGTAGGGAGCTACAAGTGGGTCGAGATGCGGCTCTTCGAGGCCCTGGGCGGATGGGTAGCCACGGTCCCCGAGCTCGACGTGAAGATGCGTCTCGGCACCCACTGCTACAAGCATGCCTGGCACGCCGAGCTGTGGCACAAGCGGTTGCCCGAGCTGCGGGAGATGAACCCCGATCGGCTGACGCTGCCCGCCAACGAGCACGTCGAGCGGTTCATGGCTGCCATCATCGAGCCCGAGGAACCGGGACAGACGATCGAAAAGCTGGTTGGCGTCTACCGGGTCCTCATCCCGCACAAGATCGCGGCGTACACGTACCACCTCAACAACACCTCGACCATCACCGATGCGCCCACGATCCGGTCGCTTCGGCTGGTTCTCAACGACGAGCTCGAGGACTGGCGGGAGGGTGAGATGCTGCTGCAGTCGCTCATCGAGACCGACGAGGAGGTCGAACGGGCGGCCGCCCACCAGGCCCGGCTGGAGACCGTGATGGTGCGGGCGGGTGGCATCGCCGGTCGGGGCAGCATCGGCATTCCGTCGCAGTCCTCTGGCGCCGAGGTCCCGGCGTGACGGCATCGACGAGCAGGAGACGCTGAGGTGGCGCGGATCGTCGTCAACCCGGAGGAGTTCCACCTGGTCTCGTTCGATGTCGGAGTGATCGCGGCCACCGCCGAGGGCGTGGCCGACGCGGTCGGTTTACCCGCGGACCTCGAGGTCCGGGTCGACGTCGACGAGACGTCGCCGCTGGGAGCGGGGCGCCTCGTTGCCTTGCATCCGGTCACGGTCTCCGTGCAGAGCGGCGCCCTCGAGGACGCCAAGCGGCCCCGCCAGCTGAGGGTGGCGAGCGTGGAGGACATCCTGGGCCGGCTCTTCTTTCGCGCCCGCGACCGGCTCGACCCGGCCTTCGGCGATCCACCAGAGGAGAAGGACCTCACGCTGGCGCAGGGTGTGGCGTGGGATGCCTACTCGGTCGGGCGGTGCACCCGTCGGGGATTCGGGGACTCCCAGGCCCGATGGCGCTACCACTTCCGCAACCGCCACGGCTTCACCGACGTGGCGGACGCCACGTTCGACCGCTTGTGGTCCGCGACCGGGCTCACATGGCTCCAGCTCGACGCGGCCTGCGGCGAGACGGAGGCCGCCCGGCAATCGGCGTGATCGCTCGGGGACAGCCTGGGCGCTGCCGCGCCGGCGGCTCATGTCCTCGGGCCGGCCTCCCGGGCCGGCCTAGGCCAGATCGTGGGCCGAGATCCCCGCCAGCAGGTCGATAGCAGGCCGGCGAGCGATCAGGCCCCGGCACGCCTCCGCCATCTCCACCATCTCGGGAGAGTCGAAGTGCCGCCGCTGCGCCGCCGGCGTCTCCCATTTCTCGATGACGAGGAAACGCCCTGGCTCGGTCCGCGAGGCGCACAGGTCGATGTTCCGACAGCCCGGCTGCCCGCGGGACAGCACGACATAGTTGGCCAGGACGGCGAGCAGTCGCTCGGCGCTGCCGTCGTCCGCAGCGCGGGCGTCGAACCCCAGGGTGACGACGGTAAGCTCGACGTCGTGGTCCGCAGTCTCGGGCCCGTTGTGCCCGGTGTCGTGGGTGTCGGTCGGCTCGGGATCCACGGCGCCGAGGGTACTGGTGAGGGGCGGCCGGAGAGCAGGGAGGGATCGGACGGTCGTCGAACCCTTCAGTGTCCGTATCGCCACGGCAGGAAAAGCGGTGCTGAGCGGGGGGCTGGGTACCGATCGGCTGCCTTGACGCTCCCGGTAAGCTTGGGGTGGGTTCGTCTCGCCGTGCGAGCAGGGGAAACCAGAGACGGCGTTGTTCTCTGGCCGCGTGGCCGCTCAGGAGAGGTTCATCATTTTGGCTAAGGAGCGAGTCGAGCGGGACGAGGAAGATCTCGTCCGCCTTTATCTGACCGATATCGGGCAATATCCGTTGCTCACCAAGGACGACGAGGTCAGGTTGGCCCAGGCCATCGAGGCCGGCTATGCGGGACAGTCGGACCTCGATGGCAAGACCAAGGATCTGACCCCGGCCCGTCGCCGTGAGCTCCGGCGCCAGGTCCAGGGCGGCGAGGACGCCCAACGGACCTTCGTGCAGTCCAACCTGCGGCTGGTTGTCTCGATCGCCAAGAAATATCAGGCGTCTGGTCTGCCCCTTCTCGATCTCATCCAGGAGGGCAACCTCGGCCTGATGCACGCGGTCGAGAAGTTCGACTGGCGCAAGGGGTTCAAGTTCTCCACGTATGCGACGTGGTGGATCCGCCAGGCCATCACCCGGGGTATCGCCAACACCGGTCGAACCATCCGTCTGCCGGTCCACGCCGGCGACACCCTGGCCCGGGTACAGAAGGCGCAGGCCCGGCTCGAGCTCAAGCTCGGCCGTCCGGCCACGCTGGCCGAGCTGGGCATCGAGGTCGAGATGCCCGAGGAGAAGCTGATCGAGGCGCTCCGTTTCCGGGCCGAGCCCCTCTCGCTGTCCGAGCCCCTCCGCGAGGACGGCGACGCCGAGCTGGGCGACGTCGTCGAGGACCGCTCGGCGGAGTCGCCCTTCGAGATGGCGGCGACGTCGCTGCTGCCCGTCGAGATCGCCCGCCTCCTGGCGCCGCTGGACGAGCGGGAGCGGGAGATCCTCCGGCTCCGCTTCGGGCTGGACCGGGGCGAGCCTCGCACGCTCGAGGAGGTCGGGGAGCACTTCAACCTCACCCGCGAGCGCATCCGCCAGATCGAGGCCAGGGCCATGTCGAAGCTGCGCCACCCCTCGAGCGACACCGGCGCCCGGGACCTCCTCACCGTCTGAGCACCCCGGACCGGCGCGCCGCGTCGGCCCCGAGGCCAGATCGTCCTGGACTGGACAAGTTCGACCTTCGATGCTGGCGCGGAGCGCCCATCTGCGGCCATACGGCGGGGCCCCTGCGTGTGGCGGAGGTGGACGGGAATCGAACCCGCCGGACGGGGGTCGCCCGTCCCACCCGCTTTGAAGGCGGGGGGGCCCACCAGGTGCCCGGACACCTCCGTCGCAGGAGGCTAGCTGGCCCCGGACCGCCCGGACTGAAAGATCACTAGTGGGGAAGCCAGCTAGCCGGTAGCTTGGGACGCCATGAAGAAGCTGCTGATATTGGCCGTGCTGATTGCTCTCGGAGCCGTTGCTGCCAAGAAGCTGCGGGCAGATTGACGGGTTGGCGCCTGAGGCGGAGCCCCAGGCGCCAACCCACGACTCCTCCGACTCCCATCACCACCGCGCCGGCGACCGCCGCAGCCGGTAGACCGGGCGCGGCGACTCGCGGTCGCAGCGAGACCGGGCGGACGAAATTGCGCACCTCCCAGTCGCGGTCCTTGGCCAGCTTGTCCAGGACGCGGTCGGGGTTCACGGCCACGGGGTGGCCCACGGCTTCCAGCATCGGAAGATCGGTGTAGGAGTCGGAGTACGCGTAGGAGGCGGCCAGGTCGATGTCCTCCCGCTCGGCCAGGCCCCGGATGGCGTCCGCCTTGTAGGGGCCGTAGGCGTAGAACTCCATCTCCCCCGTGTAGCGCCCGTCCTCGTCGATCTTCGCCCGGCTGGATACGGCCCCGTCGACACCCAGGTACCGGGCCAGGGGACCCACGATCTCCTCGGGCGAAGCCGAGACGATGAACACCTGCCGCCCCGCCGCCTGGTGGGTCGCGATGAGGTCCAGCGCCTCGGCGTAGATGATCGGCTCGACGAGCCCTTCCATTGCTTCGCGGACGATCTCTCTGACCTTGGCCTGGTCCCATCCCCGGGTCAGCGTCAGCACCGATTCCCTGATGCGGGCGAGCTTCTCCTCGCCGGCCCCGAGGTGAAGAAAGACCAGCTGGGCCCACAGGCCCCGCAGCACCGTGCGGCGGGAGATCAGGCCTTCTCGGTACAGGGTGCGGCCGAACACCGCCATCGAGGCCTTGGCGATCACCGTCTTGTCCACGTCGAAGAAGGCGGCCTCCATCCCCGCGATCTTACGGGCGGTCGGAGCCGATCAGGGGCACATGTCCCATGCAGGAACACCTCGGCCATCGGCGAACAAATAGGCCGAGGCGTCGACCGTCGAGCCATAGGGCGCGCGGCGGCGCGACCGAAGCTAATGTCTGGGCGCCTTCGGCCGGTTTGGCCCAGGTTCGACCCAAACGGGTGATTGGTCGCCTCCCGACGGAGGGGAAGAAAGAGGTGCGAGCATGAGGTCGAGGTTGGCTCGGCTGGGGATGGTCCTGGGGACCGTCGCAGCCAGCAGTGCCCTGATGTCCGGCCCAGCGGGAGCGAGCACGCCTGAGGTCTACGCCGGGAGCTCGTCCGGTAACGCCTTGAACCTGTCCATCGCCGGGACCCACCTGACCGGTGGGCTGAGCGTGGCCAACGTCAAGTCCGATCTCACGGCCACCGCCGAGGGCAGTGGCATCTTCACCCCCGGCCAGGTCCAGGATCTCAAGACCTCGGTCAACGGCAACAACCAGGCCCAGAGCAAGCCCAACGCCTGCCTGCAGACCCTGCCGGCGCTGCCGGCGCCCCTGAACGCCCTGAGCCTCAGCCTGGCCTGCTCTTCGTCGACCTCCTCGGTGACGGGCGACAACCCCACCTCGGACGCCACCGGCCTCATCGCCCATCTCGGCGTCGCCAACCTGAGCGGCATCCCCCAGCTGTCGAGCGCCCTCGGACAGCTCGGCAGTCAGCTCAAGGCGATCCCGCAGCTCGGCCCGATCCTCGGCCAAGTCGTGGGCAGCGTGCAGAGCGGCCAGGTCCTCGACGCCCAATTTGGACCGTCCGAGTCGAAGATCACGACTGACGCCGGTGCCGTGACCTCGAACGCCACGGCCCAGGGGACCGTGATCAAGCTCCTCAGCCTGGTGCCGTCCGTGACTCCGGGCACCACCGCCGTTCCCAACGTGGCGCTCGGCCCGCTGGTCACGATCACGATCGGGCAGGCCGCGGCCACCGCGACCTACGACCGCCACACCGGCAAGTCCAGCGGCACCTTCGACCCCGCCCTGGTCAGGGTCTCGCTCAATATCCCCGGCCAGGCGCCGCAGACCTTCAGCGTCGTCCCCGGCGTGGACCAGAGCATCCCGCCCGCCGGCACCCCCGGAGCGCCTACTCTGCTCAGCCTCAAGGTGGGCTCTGGCAAGACGACCACGAACCCCGACGGCTCGGTATCGAGCGTGGCCGACGCCCTCTCCATCGCCCTGCTGCCGGGCATGGCGCCAGGCGGCACGGACGTGCTGGATCTCCAGCTCGCCCACGCCGATGCGTCGGCGGGCGGGGCCCTGGCGACCGTCACCCCGGCACCGCATCCGCCCACGCTGCCCTTCACCGGTGAGCACCCCTGGATCCCCTACGCCGGCCTCGGCTTCCTCGGTGGCGCCCTGGGACTCGGGTTCCTCGCCTACCGCGGCGGCTTCCGGTTCGGCTTCCGCCGGTCCTGAGGATCGGACCGGGGGGGACCGGATGCCACGCCAAGAGGTGAGCCCATGGCCAGCCTGACCAGCTATCTCAGGATCCACCGGTGGGCCCGGAGCGGGCTGTCCGGGCTGGCCGGGCTCTTCCTCCTGGCTGCCGTCGGACTGCTGGGCTACCCGATCTTCACCAACCTCTACCAGTCCCACGTCGAGGGTGACCTGGGGAACGAGCTGGCGAGCCCGAACACCCGCCAGGCCTACCTGCAGCACCGGGTGGGGGTCGGGCAGAGCCTGACCCGGCTGCGGATCCCCAGCATCGGCACCAACGTGGTGGTGGTGGAGGGAACGACGGAGTCGGCCCTGCGGGCCGGCGCCGGCCACTATCCCGAGACGCCGCTGCCCTGTACGGCCGGCAACGTCAGCATCGCCGGCCATCGCACCACGTACGGCAAGCCGTTTGCCAACGTCGACAAGCTCCGACCCGGTGACCCGATCACACTCCAGACCCCGGTCGGCTCGTGCACCTACACCGTGAGCCAGCTGCCCTTCGAGGTGTCGCCCACCGACCTGTCCGTGGTGGCGCCCACCGCGGGACCGACCCTGACGCTCACCTCGTGCACCCCCAAGGGCCTCGCCGTCAATCGGATCGTGGTCAAGGCGGTCATGAGGGGCGCCCCGGCCACAGCGGCCTGATGGGACGCACCCGGCTCGCCGGCGCAGCCGTCGTCGCCGCCGTGGCGGGCCTCGCCGGCGGAGCAGCAGGCTTGGTTGTGGCCGCCACTCCCGCCAGCGCCGGTTCTCCGCCGCCGCCGTCAAGTCCGCCGTTCGTCAAGATCGCCACACCGGCTCCGAACCCCGACACGACGAACAGCACGCCGAGGGTCGACGGGAACATCACGGGCACGGCAGCTGGGGGTCGGATCACATCAGTGCAGATCTTCGCCTCACACGATGGCCAGACCCCCTTCTCGTCCCCGGCGACGCTGACTCCGCCAACGTCGAGCCAGCCTGACTGGACGTTCTCCGGGACGCCAAGCCTGGCGTGGAACGGCTCGTACCAGCTGTGGGCGGTTGCGACCGAGGACGACCCAGGCACCGGCAGCCATTCGGGGACGTCGCCGTCCGTCCCCTTCGCCGAGGGCGTGCCGCCGCAGACGCCGACGGGGGTATCGGCGACGAAAGACGCCGACGGGAGCGCGGTCACCGTGGCTTGGCAGGCCAATCCGGAGCCCGACGTCGCCTACGAGGTGCAGCGGACGTCGGTGAACGGCTCGAATTGGTCCACGGTCAGCCCCAGCCCGCCGACAAACGACACCAACTACCGGGACACCAGCGTCCAGCAGGGATCTGACTACCAGTACCGCGTCATCGCCGTCCGCCCCGGCGCGCAGTCGGGCTCGACGATCGCATCGGGCCCCTCGGCGCCGGCCAGTACCGTCGCCCCGCCCGCCGGCAGCCTGTTCGGGCCGGGGGGGTCGGTGGCGCAGCTGCCCGCGGCCATCCAGGCCATCACCGATCCCGTCGCCGGACTGGTGCATCCCGGGCAGGGCCCAGGCGGTCCGGTCACCGGGTCACCCACCTCCGGGGGCTTCTCCAACCTCCCCTACGGTGGCCAGGCGGCGCTCACCGAGCCGGGTACGCCTGGCGCCCAGGACCCGAAAGGGAAGTCGGCGAGCGCCAACATCGTCAAGACAGCGCTGTTCGTCGCCGCGGCCCTGATCCTGCTCGCCATCGCCGCCCACCTCTTCCGGATGCGCCGGGCGGTGGACGACACCCTGGCGCCCGTCGGGGTCGACCAGTGGGACCGCCATTCCGCTGGTGTCGACGAGACGGGGCAGATGACGACGGTGGGCAGCGGGCGGGGCGGATCCGACGTCACCAGGGCCATGCCGGCCCAGCGGGGCGGCGCCGGCGGCTCGGACGTCACCAGGGCCATGCCGGCCCAGCGTCGGCGCTGAGCTCCGGTCCGCCCGCCCCGGGTGATGACCATACGAGCCACGCACTAGCTTGGTGTTCCAGGCATCGTGCCCCGTGAAGCGGCGCCCGAGGAGGACGCTTGGCCATGGATCTCGGCTTCGAGGTCGACCAGCGCGGTCGCTACACCGTGCTCGCAGTGCGCGGCGAGGTCGACGTGTACACAGCGCCCAGGCTGCGGGAGCGGCTCATCGAGCTTGTCAGCCAGGGCAGCCATCAGGTGGTGGTCGACCTGGAGGGCGTCGACTTCCTCGACTCCACCGGTCTCGGCGTGCTCGTCGGAGGGCTCAAGCGCCTGCGGAGCCACGACGGCGACATGATCCTGGTCTGCACCCAGCCCCGCATCTTGAAGGTGTTCGAGATCACCGGTCTCACGAAGGTGTTCTCGATCCACGACACCGTCGAATCCGCCACCACCGCCTAACGTGGTGGCGCAGGGGGAAGCGGTGCGGCCGCTGGGATGGGACGACGCAGACGTCGAGCTCGACATCCCCGCCCGTGCCGAGTACGTCTCCCTCGCCCGACTCGTCGTGTCGTCGCTGGCGTCTTCGAGGCGAGACCTGGCTGACGACCGGATCGACGACCTCAAGCTGGCCGTGTCCGAGGCGTGCACCAACGCCATCGAGGCCTACGAGCCCGCCGGCGAGGAGCGCGTCGTCCTGCGCTGGCGGGACGGACAGGACCATCTCGAGGTCGACGTCCAGGATCAGGGGTCCGGCTTCGATCCCTCGACGTTGCCGGAGCGGCCCTCGGTGACCGACCCCGTGCGGCCGAACTTCGAGCGGGGTCTGGGGGTTCCCCTCATGCGGGCCCTGGTCGACCGGGTGGAGTTCGCCTCCTCCGACGACGGCACGTCGGTGACCATGATGGTCTACTGCCCGCCCGTCGCACCCGGCGGCCAGTAGAGCCGGCGCTCACCCGCCGGCGAGAAGGGATCGGACGACGTCCTCGGAGTCGGCGGTGACGAGGGCCAGGACCTCGTCGCCGGTATCGAGGACGGTGTCACCCCGGGGCACCACCACGTGGGTGTCTCGGACGACGGCGACGATGGTCGCGTCCCGAGGCACCTCCAGATCGGCGATCGAGTAGCCGGCCGCGGGGGAGTCCTCCGCCAGCGTGACCTCGACGAGCCTGGCGCCCCCGCCCCTGCCTCCCTCGAGCTGGAGAAGGCGGACAAGTGAGCCGACCGACACCGCCTCTTCGACCAGAGCGGTGAGCAGGTGCGGAGTCGACACCGAGACGTCGACGCCCCAGGCCTCGTTGAACAGCCACCGGTTCTTGGGATGATTGACCCGGGCGACCACGCGGGGAACGGCGAACTCCTGCTTGGCCAGGAGGGAGATGACGAGGTTGTCCTCGTCGTCGCCGGTGGCGGACACGACGACGTCGGCGTCGGCCATGCCGGCGGCGTAGAGCGACGACACCTCGCAGGCGTCGGCCGTCAACCACTCGATGTCGAGGGTGGGCCGCAGGCGGGCCACGAGGTCCGGGTCCTGCTCGATGACGAGCACCTCGTGGCCGGCCGCGTGCAGGTCCGAGGCGATGAACGTGCCGACGTTCCCGGCCCCGGCGATCATCACCTTCATCTGGCCGCGGCCCTCACGTGGCCCCCTCGGGGCCGGCGAGGAGCCGGCGCTCGAGCTCGTCCAGACTGTCCTTGCGGGCGGCTATGTGGAGCAGGTCGCCCTCCTGGCCCACCACGTCGCGACTCGTCAGTCGGGGCGTGCTCGCCCTGGTGACGGCGACCAACCGGACCCGGCCTTCGAGGTTGATCCGGTCGAGTCGCTGGCCGGCCCAGTCATCCGGCAGGACGCGCTCGACGAGCACGAGCTGGCCACTGGTGTCGGTCCATTCGGTGACCCCGGCCTCCGGAAAGAGCCGGCGCATGACCTGCTCGGTCGTCCACGTGACGGTGGCCACGGTCGGGATGCCGAGGCGCTGGTAGATGACGGCCCGGCGGGGATCGTAGATCCGGGCCACGACGTTCGGGATCTGGTAGGTCTCCCGGGCGATCCGGGCCGTGAGGATGTTCGAGTTGTCCCCGCTCGTCACCGCGGCAACTGCGCCTGCGTCCCTGATCCCGGCCAGCTCCAGGTGGTCCCGGTCGAAGCCGAAGCCCACGACGGTCCGCCCCGTCCACTCCGGGGGGAGTCGCCGCAGGGAGCGTGGGTCCTTGTCGATGACTGCCACGCTGTGGCCGTCCCGCTCCAGATTGATGGCGAGCTCCGATCCGACGCGACCGCAGCCCACCACGACGACGTGCACGTGTACATGGAACACGGCCCCGGCAGGCGGCACAACTCTCCCCCTCTCCAGGCCGGGGTCCCGAATAGGGGGACGTGGCGGGGAAGTGTTTACTTGGGACCGTGAGGAGCGAAGCCGCCCGGATCGACCGCCGGACCCCGGCCGCGCTCCCCACCCCGGAATCCCTCGAGCTCCCCGAGTCCTTCGGCTATCGCATCAAGAAGCGGCTACTCGGGCCCCCGCTGGTCAGCGAGCAGCTGCGCACCGAGCGCCTGGGCAAGCCCACGGCGCTGGCCGTTCTCTCCTCTGACGTGCTCTCGTCCTCGGCCTACGCCACCGAGCAGATCCTGCGGGTCCTGGTCGTGGCGGTGGGTGTGGCCGCCTTCTCGCTCACGGTGCCCGTCACCCTGGCCATCCTGGTGGTCCTTCTCTTCGTGACGCTCTCCTACCGGGAGGTCATCTGGGCCTACCCGAAGGCCGGCGGGGCCTACGTGGTCAGCCGGGAGAACTTCGGTCCCAACATCGCCCAGATCGCCGGCGTGTCGCTGCTGATCGACTACACCCTCACGGTCGCGGTCTCCATGGCTGCCGGCGTCTCGGCCCTGACGTCCGCGGTGCCGTCGCTGACGCCGTACACGGTCGAGCTGTCTGTCGCCTTCGTCCTGTTGATCGCGTACGCCAACCTGCGAGGGATCAGGGAGGCCGGACGCCTCTTCGCCTTCCCCACCTATCTCTTTCTCGCCAACATGGCCGTGCTGATCGGCGTCGGCTTGGTGAAGAGCGTGCTCGGCCAGCTACATCCGCACTCGATCCACGCGGCCGGGGCGATCTCGTCCGGAGGCGAGGGCAGCGGGCTGCTCCTGGGCGCCTCCCTGTTCATCATCCTTCGGGCCTTCTCCGACGGCGGGTCCGCCCTCACCGGGACCGAGGCCATCTCCAACGCGGTCAGCGTGTTCCGCCCACCCGAGCGCAAGAACGCCCGGGCGACGCTCGTCATCATGAGCCTGATCCTGGGATCGTTGGTCCTGGGTGTGTCGCTCCTAGCCAGCTGGGTCCACGCCGTTCCCTTCGTGTCGCAGAGCCCGACGGTGCTGTCGCAGGTCGCCAAGTTCGTCTACGGGACCGGGGCCCTGGGGAACTTCCTGTTCTACTTCCTGCAGATCGCCACGCTGCTCATCCTGGTGCTGGCCGCCAACACCAGCTTCACGGGGTTCCCGTTCCTCGCCAGCTTCGTGGGCGAGGACTCCTTCCTGCCTCGCCAGCTGACCCGCCGAGGCCACCGGCTCGTCTTCTCCAACGGCATCATCGTGCTGACCGTCGTGTCCGTTGCGCTGCTGGTCGCCACGGGAGCCAAGGTGGCCTCGCTCATCTCCCTGTACGCCATCGGCGTGTTCACCGGCTTCACGATGGCGGGGGCGGGGATGGTGAAGCACCACCTGACGCTCCGGGAGAGCGGGTGGCGTCATCGGCTGGCCATCAACGGCGCCTCCGCCCTGCTGTCGTTCGTGGTCGACATCGTGATCGTCGTCACCAAGTTCACCGAGGGGGCCTGGCTCGTCGTGGTGCTCCTCCCAGCGCTCGTCTTTGTCTTCATCCGGCTCAACCGCCAGTACCGCAACGAAGAGGCCGAGCTCGAGGAGGGAGCGCCGCAGCTGGCCGAGGTTCCCATCCCCCGTCGCCACGCTGTCTTCGTCCTGATCGATCGCCTCGACCTGGCGGCCGTCCGGGCCATCCAGTACGCCCGCACCCTGGGTCCCGACCAGCTTCACCTGGTGCACTTCGTGCTCGACGAGCGCGCCTCCCGCCTGTTGGAGGACGAGTGGACCCGCCTCGGGATGGCGGGCCTGTCACTGGAGATGGTCGACGTCCCCGACCGACGCCTCCGGCGGGCCATCCTCGAGATGGTGGCCGAGACCCTGAGCGTCGAGGGCACCGAGGCGACGGTCCTGCTCCCTCGGCGCCTATACCCGCAGCAGTGGACCCGGATCCTCCACGACCGCACCGCTGATGCCATCGCCGAGACCGTGGACCAGCTCCCTAACGCCCGCGCCACCATCGTCCCCTTCCAGGTGGGCAAGGGCGTGGCGAGCAGGCGCCTCCCTCGTGTCGCCGCGCTGCGGCCGGACGGCCGCCGCCGAAGCCGTCAGGTGGTCGCGACCCCGGTCACGGCGCCCGACCGGGCGACCGTGGGCACCACGCCCATCGGCCAGGTGCAATGGAGGCAACGGGCGCGGGTGGCCGGGCGGGTGAAATCGGTGTCGGTGCAGCCGTCCTCGGTCTCTCCCAACCTGCTGTGCAAGCTGGTCGACCCGACCGGCGGCCTGACCCTCGTGTTCCCGGGCCGTCGCAAGGTGGCCGGCATCGAGCCCGGCGCCCGCCTCGTGGCCGAGGGCACCGTGGGCGAGCAGGGAGGCCGTCTGGCCATCTTCAGCCCCAACTACGAGCTCATCGCCCCCGGCGGCTCGGAGGGCTCCGACTCCGAAGGCTGAGGAAGCGGCACCGGCGCGGACCGAGCGAGGACCCTCCGCCCCGTTTGACGTTTTTGGGGCACGAAAACTAGCTTGCGCCGAGCCGAATCCATGGACCAGGGACTGTCGAGATCGGAGCGGGAGACGCTGAAGGCCATGTACCGCCTGACCAAGGCGGGCTCGGACACCCATACCGGTGCACTGGCCGAAGCGCTGCACGTCAGCCCCGGCACGGCCACCGCGGCCGTGAAACGGCTGGCCGAGCGCGATCTGGCCCACCACCGCCCGTACCGCGGCGTGGAGCTGACGGCGTCGGGCCGGCAGGCGGCCGTGGCCGCCATTCGTCGCCACCGGATCGTCGAGCGCTTCCTCTCCGACATGCTCGGCTACCCCTGGAACGAGGCGGACCGGCTGGCCGCCTCCTTCGAGCACGAGCTTCCCCAGGAGGTGGAGGACCGGCTCTTCGTCGCCCTCCACCGCCCCTCGACCTGTCCCCACGGCTTCCCGGTTCCCGAGCCCGAGGTCGGGTACATCCCCGAGATGCCGCCGCTCTACGACCTGGAGCCGGGTGACGTGGCCGAGGTGGCCGTGCCGGGCTCGACGGATCCCGCCGTGGTGGCGTTTCTCGACACGCTCGGCCTGCAACCGGGCGTCCGGGTCGAGGTGCGCGAGAAGCACCCTTTCGACGGACCTCTGGTGATCCGGGTGGACGGGCATGACCGGACGGTCGGGCACCGGGTCGCCAATCAGGTCTTCGTGAAGATCGAAGAGCGGGACGCGGGCCCCGACGGTCCCGGGCCCGAGCACGGACAGCAGGACAGAAAGGAGCAGTCGGCATGACGCACACCCTCGCCGCCGAAGGGGGCTATCAAGCCTTCACCCTGGGCGGGGGCGAGAAGGCCTGGCTCGTCT encodes:
- a CDS encoding metal-dependent transcriptional regulator; protein product: MDQGLSRSERETLKAMYRLTKAGSDTHTGALAEALHVSPGTATAAVKRLAERDLAHHRPYRGVELTASGRQAAVAAIRRHRIVERFLSDMLGYPWNEADRLAASFEHELPQEVEDRLFVALHRPSTCPHGFPVPEPEVGYIPEMPPLYDLEPGDVAEVAVPGSTDPAVVAFLDTLGLQPGVRVEVREKHPFDGPLVIRVDGHDRTVGHRVANQVFVKIEERDAGPDGPGPEHGQQDRKEQSA
- a CDS encoding amino acid permease, coding for MRSEAARIDRRTPAALPTPESLELPESFGYRIKKRLLGPPLVSEQLRTERLGKPTALAVLSSDVLSSSAYATEQILRVLVVAVGVAAFSLTVPVTLAILVVLLFVTLSYREVIWAYPKAGGAYVVSRENFGPNIAQIAGVSLLIDYTLTVAVSMAAGVSALTSAVPSLTPYTVELSVAFVLLIAYANLRGIREAGRLFAFPTYLFLANMAVLIGVGLVKSVLGQLHPHSIHAAGAISSGGEGSGLLLGASLFIILRAFSDGGSALTGTEAISNAVSVFRPPERKNARATLVIMSLILGSLVLGVSLLASWVHAVPFVSQSPTVLSQVAKFVYGTGALGNFLFYFLQIATLLILVLAANTSFTGFPFLASFVGEDSFLPRQLTRRGHRLVFSNGIIVLTVVSVALLVATGAKVASLISLYAIGVFTGFTMAGAGMVKHHLTLRESGWRHRLAINGASALLSFVVDIVIVVTKFTEGAWLVVVLLPALVFVFIRLNRQYRNEEAELEEGAPQLAEVPIPRRHAVFVLIDRLDLAAVRAIQYARTLGPDQLHLVHFVLDERASRLLEDEWTRLGMAGLSLEMVDVPDRRLRRAILEMVAETLSVEGTEATVLLPRRLYPQQWTRILHDRTADAIAETVDQLPNARATIVPFQVGKGVASRRLPRVAALRPDGRRRSRQVVATPVTAPDRATVGTTPIGQVQWRQRARVAGRVKSVSVQPSSVSPNLLCKLVDPTGGLTLVFPGRRKVAGIEPGARLVAEGTVGEQGGRLAIFSPNYELIAPGGSEGSDSEG